The following DNA comes from Novosphingobium sp. PP1Y.
AATAGGAATCCGCGTCCGTCACCGATGTCGGGGTTGTAATGGCGAAACTGGTGGCCGTGATAGCGCAGCGCCAGCGGCCGGGGGAGGTTGTCGGCCAGCGGCGCGAAGCGTCCGAAATGTTCGATCCACTGTGCATCGTCGAGATCGGCAAGGCCGATGGCGGCGGCCCAGCGGTCGTTGCGGAAGCGCAGCTCGTGCCGCGGGAAGGAGGCGGCGTCCACTTCGTCGCCCAGCCATGAGGATATCTTACCGATCCGGGGCTCGGGTTTATAGGCACTTGCTTGCGGTTCTGTCTGCATCAGGCGATAGTGGGCGCATGACGCGCGTCGTTCAAGGCGCGCAGGCTTGGAGGACCCCACTAAGGCATGTCGGATTACGAGGATCGGTTCTGGACGAGCCGCGACGGGGTCAAGTTGCATTTTCGGGATTACGCGGGGCCGGATGCACCGGAAGGTCCATCGCGGCTGCCGGTCGTGTGCCTGCCCGGCCTGACCCGCAATGCGCGCGATTTCGAGTTGCTGGCGCCGCACATGGCGCGCTCCCGGCGTGTGCTGTGCCCGGACATGCGCGGGCGCGGCGATAGCGAATATGCAAAGGATTCGGCCAGCTACAATCCGGTCCAGTACGGCGAGGACCTGCTCGTGCTGCTGAAACAGGAAGGTATCGACCGGTTCGTGGCCGTGGGCACATCGCTGGGTGGCATGATGACCATGGGCCTTGCGCTCATGATCCCGGATCGCATCGCCGGTGCCGTTCTGAACGACATCGGACCGGTGCTGGAGCCCGAAGGACTGCGGCGCATTCTCGATTATGTCGGGCAGGGGCGCAATTTCGCCACCTGGGTCCATGCCGCCCGCGCGATCGAGGGTACGCAGGGCGATGCCCATCCGGGCCAGCCGCTCGATTTCTGGATCGGGCGGGCCAAGCGGCTGATGGCGCTGGGCAGCAACGGACGCATCGTCTTCGACTACGACATGAAGATCGCCGAACCGCTCGCCGGACTCGACGTCGACAACCAGCCGGAGCTGTGGCCCGCCTGGGAAGCGCTGGCGGGAAGACCGCTGCTGGTCGTGCGCGGCGCCCTGTCGGACCTGTTCAGCGCGCGGACGCTGAAGGAAATGCTGGTGCGGGTGCCCGAAGCGGAGGCGGTCACGCTCTCAGATGTCGGCCATGCGCCGACGCTGGACGAACCCGAAGCGGTGGCCGCGATCGATCGCCTGCTCGACAGGGCCGACTGAGGGCGCGGGGGGACATGCAGGATTCGCGGCCCTTGCGGGTGCTTCATCTCCATTCGAGCTTTTCCGCCGGCGGCAAGGAACTGCGCGCGGCGCGCCTGATGAACGCCTTCGGGCCGAAGGTCCTGCACACGGTCGTCTCGGCCCAGCCGGGTGCCTATGGCGCGGCCATTGCCGTCGATCCCTCGCTTTCGGTGACTTATCCGGAAGACTTCCCCAGTCTTCAGGGCAGGCCCCTGCCGCGTCGGCTCCTGGGCATTGCCCGGGCGCTCAGGGATCACGACCTCGTCCTGACCTACAACTGGGGGGCGATGGACGCGGTGCTGGCCCATGCCCTGTTCAGGCGATCTCTCGGCCTGCCGCCGCTGGTCCACCACGAGGACGGCTTCAACGAGGACGAGGCGAATCGGCTCAAGCCCGCGCGCAACTGGTTCCGCCGGGTGGCCCTGACCGGGGCTTCGGCGGTGATCGTGCCTTCGCAGCGGCTGGAGGCGATCGCGCTGGACGCGTGGAAGCAGCCGCGCGGCAAGGTCAGGCTGATCGTCAACGGCATCAACTGCGCGGCCTATGTCGACAAGCCGCGTCCGGACATCCTGCCGGGCCTCGTCAAGCAGCCCGGCGAGAAATGGGTCGGCACGCTGGCCGGGCTGCGCCCGGTCAAGAACCTGCCCCGTCTGGTGCGCGCCTTTGCGCAGATGCCGCAGGACTGGCGGCTGGTCATCCTCGGCGAAGGGCCCGAGCGCGGTGCCATCGCCGCGCAGGCCGAGGCGAGCGGCGTGGGGAATCGGGTGCATCTGCCCGGCTTCGTCGCCGATCCCTCGCACGCGGTGGGGCTGTTCGATCTCTTCGCGCTGTCCTCCGATAGCGAGCAGTTCCCGATATCTGTCGTCGAGGCGATGGCGGCGGGCCTTGCGGTGGCTTCGCCGGCGGTGGGAGATGTCGCATCCATGGTTTCCGAGGAAAACCGGGGACATATCACCAGGCCCGGCGACGAGGCGGAACTGGCCAGGGCGCTGGTCGAACTGGCCTGCGACGCGCAGTTGCGGACCCGCATCGGCATTGCCAACCGCGCCCATGCCAATGCACATTATGACGAAAATACAATGATTTCCCTGTATCGCACGGTCTATGGACAGGCGGTGGGCCGGATGTCCGCGATCTAGGTCCCGCGCTCATTCAGCGGTGCTTCACCACGGGACGTGCAGCGATCATCCCCGTTGAAAAGCCCCAGCCATTCGCTAAACAGCCCGCAACCATCCTGATTTCCGCAGAAAGCGCCCGAAAATTGGCTCTGCCTCCTTCTCAAAACACTCCGTCCAACGACAAGGCCGAACAGCGACTCGCCGCGCAGCAGGATGTATTCCTGCGCGAGGTTGACGATGCCGTGCGCCAGGATCAGCTCGAAAGCTTCTTTGCCCGCTATGGCAAGCCGCTGATTGCGCTGATCGTCATCGCTCTCGCGGCCTTCGGTGGTTACCTCTACTGGGATCACAAGCAGACCCAGCAGCGTGAAGGGAACGCCGAGGCCTTCGTGCAGGCGCTGGACAGCCTGAAGGCGGGCAAGCTCGACGATGCCGATGCCAAGCTCAAGACGCTTGCCGGAGAAGGTTCCGACGGCAGCGCCTCCGCAGCCAAGCTGATGCTGGCGGGGATCGCCCTCGATCAGGGCAAGAAGGACGACGCGCTCAAGCTCTACGCCGAAGTCGCCAGGGACGAAAAGGCGCCGCAGCCGATGCGCGACCTCGCCACGATCCGCGAAGTCGGCGCGAACTTCGATGCGATGAAGCCGCAGGACGTGGTCGATCGCCTCAAGCCCTATGCCGCCCCGGGCAACCCGTGGTTCGGCGTGGCTGGCGAACTTGTCGGGATGGCCTACCTGAAGATGGACAAGAAGGACCAGGCCGGTCCGCTGTTCGGTGCGATCGCCAAGGACGAGGGCGTCAGCGCAGCGCTGCGCAGCCGCGCCCGCCAACTGGCGGCGGTGCTGGGCGTCGACGCGCTGGACGAGGTTGTTGATGACAAGGGAGAGCCCATCGGCAAGGACGGCGCAAAGACCGCCGCGGATGCCGGGGCGAATGACGAGGATGCCGCCCAGGGGGCCGGCGAATGACCCATTTTCTTGAGGATCTGCGCATGAAGGCAACTGCCCCGAATATCCGACGGTCCAACGCCCGCAAGGTCGTGCCGATGATGGCCCTGGCCCTGGTCATGGGCCTTTCGGGCTGCAAGTTGTTCGGAAGCAAGGAAGGCCCGAAGACCCCGACCGTCGGCGAACGCGTGCCGATCCTCTCGCGGATCGAGAGCGGTGCAAAGGTCGACCCGACGCTTGGCGCTGTCTCGGTGATCCTGCCCCCCGAAACGGTGAATGCCGAATGGGCGCAGGCCGGCGGCACGGCCAGCAAGGCTTACGGCCACCTTTCGCTTTCGGCGACGCCTTCGCGCGTGTGGACCGCCAATGTCGAAGGGTCTTCCCAGCGCCAGCGTCTCGCGGCCTCGCCGGTGATCGGCGACGGACGCCTCTATGTGATGGACACCAGGGGCGTCGTCCACGCCTTCGACGCGCAGAGCGGCGCGCAAGTCTGGACCAAGAGCTTCGCCGTCTCGGGCGACGGCTCCAAGGCGATCTTCGGCGGCGGCGTCAGCTATGACAGCGGCAAGGTCTACATCACCACGGGCCTTGGCGAAGTGGCCGCACTCACCGCGGCTACCGGCGAGCAGCTGTGGACCAAGAAGCCCGCAGGCCCGCTGCGCGGTTCGCCTACCGTCGGCTTCAACTCGGTCTACGTGATGACCCAGGACAACCAGATCATCGCGCTCAATGCGGCCGATGGCGAACTGGCGTGGAACGAATCCGGCTCGCTTTCGCAGGCCGGCGTCTTCGGCGTCGCTGCTCCTGCTGCAGGCCAGGGTACCGTCATCGCCGGTTACTCCTCGGGCGAACTGGTCGCCTATCGCTACGAGAACGGCCGCCAGCTCTGGTCGGACGCGCTTGCACGCACCTCGATCTCGACCGAAGTGGGCAGCCTGACCGACGTAGATGCCGATCCGATCATCGATCGCGGCAGCGTCTACGCGCTGGGTGAGGGCGGACGCATGGCCGCCTACGAACTGGTGACCGGCCAGCGCATCTGGGAACTCAACCTGGCGGGTATCTCGACCCCGGCCGTGGCTGGCGACTGGATCTTCACGCTGGACGATCACGCGGAAATCCTCGCCATCCAGCGCAATACCGGCAAGGTGAAGTGGCTCACCGACCTGAAGCGCTACCGCAAGGCGAAGAAGAAGAAGGGACCGATCTTCTGGGTCGGCCCGGTTCTGGCCGGCAACAAGCTGTGGGTCGCAAATTCCGAAGGTGAAGTCGGCTCGGTCGATCCCGCCAGCGGAGAGTGGACGCCCTTCACCAAGCTGGGCGATGCGGTCTCGCTGGCTCCGGTCGTGGCCAACCAGACGCTCTACATCCTCGACGATTCCGGCCGCATCACCGCCTATCGCTGATGCGGCACGCGGGCGCCCCGGCCGGCATTCGCTGCGAATGCCGTTTCGGACGCCTTAACCATTTGCCTTTAGGCAAGCGGGCATGAGCAATGCCCCCACGTTCACCGCCCGCCGGCCGGTCAGCGATGTTTCGGCAGGTGTCGGCCTCGCCGGGCTGGCCGCGCTGATCGCCTGGCTGCTGGTCTGCCGCAACTGGGCGGGCATCGCCGATGCCTTCGAACTGGGCGGCCCCCGCGAACCGCTCAGCGGGCCTTACGCGGCAGTCCTGACGCTGTTCGTCACTGGCCTGACGATGACCTTGTGGTCGGTGCTGGTCGACAAGGTCCATCTGCGCCCCAGCACCGGGATGGACTGGCGCAGTCCCCGCCCGCTGGCGCAATCGCTCGACGTCTCGATTACCAAGCTGGCCGGGCTCTGGGCGACCTGGGCGGCGATCGGCATGTTCTACTGCATCGGCCGCTGGTACTGGGACGGGCAGTACCTTTTCGCGATGGAAGTGATCGGCACGGCGGCGGTGCCGCTTTTCGCGCTATCGGTTCCCTACGTGCTCTGGCTCGACCGCTACATGATCGAACCGCGCGACCATTCCTGGCACTTCGGCGCCATGCTGATCGGGCGCGAGGCATGGTCGGCTGAGGAAGTCAGGAAGCATGGCCGCGCGTGGGCGATCAAGGCCTTCTTCGGGGCCTTCATGATCTCGATCCTGCCCGGCGGCTTTGCCCGCATCGTCGAGGCTGATTTCGGCGCCATCGCCCACGATCCGGTGGCGCTCGGCACCATGCTGATCGAAGGGCTGTTCCTTGTCGACGTGCAGATCGGCACGGTCGGCTATCTGTTCACCTTCCGCCCGCTCGATGCGCATATCCGCAGCGGCAATCCGCTGCTGGCCGGCTGGGTCGCCGCGCTGATCTGCTATCCGCCGTTCGTGTGGGGCACGATGGGCCGGGCCGACGTGCTGGGCTATGAGGTCAATACCGGCGGCTGGGCCTACTGGCTGCAGGGCCACGACCTGCTGCTGTGGTGCTGGGCCGCGCTGCTGGTGAGCCTCACCGCAATCTATGCCTGGGCGACCTTTGCCTTCGGCCTGCGCTTTTCCAACCTGACCTATCGCGGGGTTCTGACGGGCGGGCCTTACCGCTTCACGCGCCATCCTGCCTACCTGTCGAAGAACCTGTTCTGGTGGTGCTCGACCCTGCCGTTTCTCGTCACCAGCCATGCGATGAGCGACGTGGTGCGCAACACCGTGCTGCTCGGCGTGGTCAGCGCGATCTACTTCTGGCGCGCCAGGACCGAGGAAGCGCACTTGCTGGCCGAGGATGCCAAGTACCGCGAATACCACGCCTGGATGGCCCGGAACGCGCCGATCACGCGCAGCCTTGGCTGGCTTCTCGGCAAGCTGCGCCCGCGTCGGCCGGTGCTGCAGGCAGCGGAGTAAGCGGGCGGGCCAGGTTCGGCTCGCCAGCTTTTGTCATTCCGGGCTTGATCCGGGACCCCCGCCCGCGCGGAGATGACTACGGGAATTATCGGATGAGAGAAACGAGGCGAGCTCCCATTCAGAAGCTCTTCTGCTTGTAGACCTCGCACAGGTTGCCGCCCCATTCGCCGTGGAAGCGTTCGAGCAGGCGCTGGGCCGGAACCTTGCCCGAAGACACGATCTCGGCAAGCGGTTCGAGATAGCCGGTCTCGTTGTCGCCCCCGGCATTAAGCTTGCCGCGCGCGGCAAGGCCGGACCGGGCGATGTCGAGCACTTCGCCGGCAATGTCGCGCAAGGTGCCGCCAGTCCCTTTCGCCGATTGGGGAAGCGGAGCGTCGAGGCCGAGCCTGGGGACGGAGCTGCGCAGCACTTCGCGCCCTTCCATGTCCCAGTCCTTCACCAGGTCCCAGGCCGCGTCGAGCGCGGTCTGGTCGTAGAGCAGGCCGACCCACAGGGCGGGCAGGGCGCAGATGCGGTTCCACGGTCCGCCGTCGGCGCCGCGCATCTCCA
Coding sequences within:
- a CDS encoding alpha/beta fold hydrolase, whose translation is MSDYEDRFWTSRDGVKLHFRDYAGPDAPEGPSRLPVVCLPGLTRNARDFELLAPHMARSRRVLCPDMRGRGDSEYAKDSASYNPVQYGEDLLVLLKQEGIDRFVAVGTSLGGMMTMGLALMIPDRIAGAVLNDIGPVLEPEGLRRILDYVGQGRNFATWVHAARAIEGTQGDAHPGQPLDFWIGRAKRLMALGSNGRIVFDYDMKIAEPLAGLDVDNQPELWPAWEALAGRPLLVVRGALSDLFSARTLKEMLVRVPEAEAVTLSDVGHAPTLDEPEAVAAIDRLLDRAD
- a CDS encoding glycosyltransferase family 4 protein gives rise to the protein MQDSRPLRVLHLHSSFSAGGKELRAARLMNAFGPKVLHTVVSAQPGAYGAAIAVDPSLSVTYPEDFPSLQGRPLPRRLLGIARALRDHDLVLTYNWGAMDAVLAHALFRRSLGLPPLVHHEDGFNEDEANRLKPARNWFRRVALTGASAVIVPSQRLEAIALDAWKQPRGKVRLIVNGINCAAYVDKPRPDILPGLVKQPGEKWVGTLAGLRPVKNLPRLVRAFAQMPQDWRLVILGEGPERGAIAAQAEASGVGNRVHLPGFVADPSHAVGLFDLFALSSDSEQFPISVVEAMAAGLAVASPAVGDVASMVSEENRGHITRPGDEAELARALVELACDAQLRTRIGIANRAHANAHYDENTMISLYRTVYGQAVGRMSAI
- a CDS encoding tetratricopeptide repeat protein gives rise to the protein MALPPSQNTPSNDKAEQRLAAQQDVFLREVDDAVRQDQLESFFARYGKPLIALIVIALAAFGGYLYWDHKQTQQREGNAEAFVQALDSLKAGKLDDADAKLKTLAGEGSDGSASAAKLMLAGIALDQGKKDDALKLYAEVARDEKAPQPMRDLATIREVGANFDAMKPQDVVDRLKPYAAPGNPWFGVAGELVGMAYLKMDKKDQAGPLFGAIAKDEGVSAALRSRARQLAAVLGVDALDEVVDDKGEPIGKDGAKTAADAGANDEDAAQGAGE
- a CDS encoding PQQ-binding-like beta-propeller repeat protein, producing MKATAPNIRRSNARKVVPMMALALVMGLSGCKLFGSKEGPKTPTVGERVPILSRIESGAKVDPTLGAVSVILPPETVNAEWAQAGGTASKAYGHLSLSATPSRVWTANVEGSSQRQRLAASPVIGDGRLYVMDTRGVVHAFDAQSGAQVWTKSFAVSGDGSKAIFGGGVSYDSGKVYITTGLGEVAALTAATGEQLWTKKPAGPLRGSPTVGFNSVYVMTQDNQIIALNAADGELAWNESGSLSQAGVFGVAAPAAGQGTVIAGYSSGELVAYRYENGRQLWSDALARTSISTEVGSLTDVDADPIIDRGSVYALGEGGRMAAYELVTGQRIWELNLAGISTPAVAGDWIFTLDDHAEILAIQRNTGKVKWLTDLKRYRKAKKKKGPIFWVGPVLAGNKLWVANSEGEVGSVDPASGEWTPFTKLGDAVSLAPVVANQTLYILDDSGRITAYR
- a CDS encoding isoprenylcysteine carboxylmethyltransferase family protein; this translates as MSNAPTFTARRPVSDVSAGVGLAGLAALIAWLLVCRNWAGIADAFELGGPREPLSGPYAAVLTLFVTGLTMTLWSVLVDKVHLRPSTGMDWRSPRPLAQSLDVSITKLAGLWATWAAIGMFYCIGRWYWDGQYLFAMEVIGTAAVPLFALSVPYVLWLDRYMIEPRDHSWHFGAMLIGREAWSAEEVRKHGRAWAIKAFFGAFMISILPGGFARIVEADFGAIAHDPVALGTMLIEGLFLVDVQIGTVGYLFTFRPLDAHIRSGNPLLAGWVAALICYPPFVWGTMGRADVLGYEVNTGGWAYWLQGHDLLLWCWAALLVSLTAIYAWATFAFGLRFSNLTYRGVLTGGPYRFTRHPAYLSKNLFWWCSTLPFLVTSHAMSDVVRNTVLLGVVSAIYFWRARTEEAHLLAEDAKYREYHAWMARNAPITRSLGWLLGKLRPRRPVLQAAE